In Geminocystis sp. NIES-3709, a single genomic region encodes these proteins:
- a CDS encoding NACHT C-terminal helical domain 2-containing protein, which translates to MNNQQIITLVKKVRQNVQDKIHQQDGTIKLLDVSFPIEINDLYVDVNVLNEPKNYYHGGIEDLLNNSQDYHQDFERLGLSERQKREGGIEKVKNSQKLMVLGKPGSGKTTFLKQIIIECNKGNLLTHYVPILIKLRDIIKWEKRHNNFTVQNYIIWYFRNHSQAEIQTLMEKGKFLILLDGLDEVSIENQDKIVDEVDYFIEEYGNNRIIISSRILAQKRQFNNFSYIEIADFNENQIITFVNKYFLTLFNQEDEETVQKKAEYFLEQLGSGENQQIRDLVVTPILLTLTCKIFADTEKFYSKRHHLYEKALEILFSKWDETKGINRCAEQIYYHLTINEKQYLLAYIAYQKFKKDQYILFEKEELLKYISEYFEQKLNKSINEKDSQLILDSIVIQQSLLVERANCIYSFSHLSFMEYFTAIYCINNDVNNLLTLQVKNFKSSSLFYKWHHVLIFMSGMLSNSNCFLLQMKHKIDNLVSGHNKIQDFLNWLNIKSKSIDTNLKPSAIRAFYLGLEIKTRQPQLSCAIDSELEPIKKIAVEIDMAFDKFCNILPKFDYEEYFYHTNDKRTILQLKDMIIDFNLLRNFDRAYCETFPDVITNDRDFDLFPIISFIKSNFLEQKLSIELEKINTELDTLCSPFDHIRMERNKKSNNSDFLEIMRERHNNIDIWKSWWINNGKNFLERLRKILIENRDICHDWNFTEKEKHLLSYYYNLNYLLIHCLSNYATVTNTIKQQIEETLLLPISEIEKNSYVIESSLELSPNSMQKEENQIFISYSQKDKDWLDKLKIMIKPLIKNNKISYWDDTQIVPGSIWKDEINQALDSATVAILMVSPHFLASDFIIDHELPPLLKASEERGLKILWLYISECLYEETEIKKYQAVHQINSPLDSLNDSELNKVLKDIAHKIKKASNNP; encoded by the coding sequence ATGAATAATCAGCAAATAATTACATTGGTCAAAAAAGTTCGTCAAAATGTTCAAGATAAAATTCACCAACAAGATGGCACAATAAAATTATTAGATGTGTCTTTTCCTATTGAAATTAATGATTTATATGTGGACGTAAATGTTCTCAATGAACCCAAAAATTATTATCATGGAGGAATTGAAGATTTATTAAACAATAGTCAGGATTATCATCAAGATTTTGAGCGTTTAGGACTCTCTGAGAGACAGAAAAGAGAAGGAGGAATAGAAAAGGTTAAAAATTCTCAAAAATTAATGGTATTGGGAAAACCAGGCTCAGGAAAAACGACATTTTTAAAGCAGATTATCATAGAATGTAATAAGGGAAATTTATTAACTCATTATGTACCGATTTTAATTAAATTAAGAGATATTATTAAGTGGGAAAAAAGACATAATAATTTTACTGTACAAAATTATATTATTTGGTATTTTAGAAACCATTCTCAAGCAGAAATACAAACTTTAATGGAGAAAGGAAAATTTTTAATACTATTAGATGGTTTAGATGAAGTCAGTATAGAAAATCAAGATAAAATTGTAGATGAAGTTGATTACTTTATAGAAGAATATGGAAATAATCGTATAATTATTAGCAGTCGAATCTTAGCACAAAAACGTCAGTTTAATAATTTTTCATATATAGAAATAGCAGATTTTAACGAAAACCAAATTATTACCTTTGTCAATAAATATTTCCTTACTTTATTTAATCAAGAAGACGAAGAAACAGTACAAAAGAAAGCAGAATATTTTTTAGAACAATTAGGCTCTGGAGAAAATCAACAAATTAGAGATTTAGTTGTTACTCCAATACTATTAACGTTAACTTGTAAGATATTTGCCGATACAGAAAAATTCTATTCTAAACGACATCACTTATATGAAAAAGCACTAGAAATTTTATTCTCTAAGTGGGACGAAACCAAAGGTATCAATCGTTGTGCTGAACAAATTTATTATCATTTAACAATAAATGAAAAGCAATATTTATTGGCTTATATTGCCTATCAAAAATTTAAAAAAGACCAATATATTTTATTTGAAAAAGAAGAATTATTGAAATATATTAGTGAGTACTTTGAACAAAAATTAAATAAAAGTATCAATGAAAAAGACAGTCAATTAATTTTGGATTCAATTGTTATACAACAAAGTTTATTAGTAGAAAGAGCAAACTGTATTTATTCCTTTTCTCATTTAAGTTTTATGGAATATTTTACAGCAATATATTGTATTAATAATGATGTAAACAACTTATTAACATTACAGGTAAAAAATTTTAAAAGTAGTTCTTTATTCTATAAATGGCATCATGTTCTGATTTTTATGTCAGGTATGTTATCAAACAGTAATTGCTTTTTATTGCAAATGAAACATAAGATTGATAATCTAGTTTCAGGGCATAACAAAATACAAGATTTCTTAAACTGGTTAAATATTAAGTCTAAATCAATTGATACAAATTTAAAACCATCTGCCATAAGAGCATTTTATTTAGGCTTAGAGATAAAAACTCGACAACCACAGTTATCTTGTGCAATAGATAGTGAGCTTGAACCAATAAAAAAGATAGCTGTTGAAATTGATATGGCTTTTGATAAGTTTTGCAATATTTTACCTAAATTCGATTATGAGGAATATTTTTATCACACAAATGACAAACGAACTATTCTCCAATTAAAAGACATGATTATTGATTTTAATTTATTAAGAAACTTTGACCGAGCATATTGTGAAACTTTTCCAGATGTAATTACAAATGATAGAGATTTTGATTTGTTTCCTATTATATCTTTTATCAAAAGTAATTTTCTTGAACAAAAACTGTCAATAGAACTGGAAAAAATAAATACTGAATTAGATACTTTATGTAGTCCATTCGATCATATCAGAATGGAAAGAAATAAAAAATCTAATAATTCTGATTTTTTAGAAATAATGAGAGAAAGACACAATAATATAGATATATGGAAATCTTGGTGGATAAATAATGGAAAAAATTTTTTAGAAAGGTTGAGAAAAATATTGATAGAGAACAGGGATATTTGTCACGATTGGAATTTTACCGAGAAAGAGAAACACTTACTAAGCTATTATTATAATTTAAATTACTTATTAATTCATTGTTTAAGTAATTATGCTACGGTTACGAACACAATCAAACAACAGATAGAAGAAACTTTATTGTTACCTATCTCAGAAATAGAAAAAAATTCATATGTAATTGAGTCCAGCTTAGAATTATCACCAAATAGTATGCAAAAAGAAGAAAACCAAATTTTTATTAGTTATAGTCAGAAAGATAAAGACTGGTTAGATAAACTTAAAATCATGATTAAACCACTAATCAAAAATAACAAAATTTCTTATTGGGATGACACACAGATAGTACCAGGTTCTATCTGGAAAGATGAAATTAATCAGGCTTTAGATTCTGCGACAGTTGCCATTTTAATGGTTAGTCCACATTTTTTAGCTTCTGATTTTATTATAGACCATGAACTTCCACCTTTATTAAAAGCATCAGAAGAAAGAGGTTTAAAAATTCTCTGGTTATACATTAGTGAGTGTTTATATGAAGAAACTGAGATTAAAAAGTATCAGGCAGTTCATCAAATAAATTCTCCCTTAGATAGTCTTAATGACTCAGAATTAAATAAAGTTTTAAAAGATATTGCACATAAAATTAAAAAAGCGTCAAACAATCCCTAA
- the metH gene encoding methionine synthase, translating into MKSRFLERLHSSDANGTLRARPVLVFDGAMGTNLQVQNLTAEDFGGAEYEGCNEYLVHTKPEAVETVHRGFLEAGADVIETDTFGGTPLVLAEYDLADQSYYLNKTAAQLAKRLADEYSTPEKPRFVAGSIGPGTKLPTLGHIDYDTLKNAYVTQVQGLYDGEVDLLLIETCQDVLQIKAALNAIEEVFKEKGERLPLMVSVTMETMGTMLVGTEINAALAILERYPIDIMGLNCATGPDLMKPHIKYLSENSPFVVSCVPNAGLPENLGGQAHYRLTPIELRMALMHFIEDLGVQIIGGCCGTRYEHIRALAEIASTLKPKQRQYHYEPSAASIYTTQPYQQDNSFLIVGERLNASGSKKCRDLLNAEDWDGLISLAKAQVKEGAHILDVNVDYVGRDGVKDMHELASRLVNNVTLPLMLDSTEWQKMEAGLKVAGGKCILNSTNYEDGEERFFKVLELAKQYGAGVVIGTIDEDGMARTADKKVEIAQRAYQDVVNYGIPPHEIFFDTLALPISTGIEEDRENGKATLESIQRIHAMFPECHFMLGVSNISFGLNPAARQVLNSVFLHEAMQIGMDGAIVSASKILPLAKIDEEALKICTDLIYDKREFDGDICTYDPLGKLTTLFEGKTTKSIKTNVADLPIEERLKQHIIEGERIGLEDALKLALETYPPLEIINVYLLDGMKVVGELFGSGQMQLPFVLQSAQTMKAAVAFLEPFMDKADSDGSGKGTFLIATVKGDVHDIGKNLVDIILSNNGYKVINLGIKQPVENIIKAYRESNADCIAMSGLLVKSTAFMKDNLETFNQEGINVPVILGGAALTPKFVYEDCQNAYQGKVVYGKDAFADLHFMDKLMPSKKSNQWDNLEGFLGDFVEENSIFKGRNFDESGEVVKQASSLSKNQEIKEIDTRRSDAVDGNIDRPTPPFWGTKIMSPDELNLDEILWYLDLQALFAGQWQFRKPQGQPREEYDQFLQKKVYPILEEWKTKIKAENLLHPTLIYGYFPCQSQGNTLYIYNPENPEAKEEIAKFEFPRQKSGKRLCIADFFASKDSGIIDVFPLQAVTVGEIATEYAQKLFANDEYTNYLYYHGMAVQTAEAMAEWCHARIRRELGFGHLEPDNIKEIFKQHYQGSRYSFGYPACPNMQDQYVQLDLLDAKRIGMYMDESEQIYPEQSTSAIVCYHPVAKYFSA; encoded by the coding sequence ATGAAAAGCCGATTTTTAGAAAGACTACACAGCAGCGATGCCAACGGCACGCTACGTGCACGACCAGTGCTAGTATTTGATGGTGCAATGGGTACAAATCTGCAAGTGCAAAACCTGACAGCCGAAGACTTTGGTGGTGCAGAATACGAAGGATGTAACGAATATTTAGTTCATACTAAACCCGAAGCAGTAGAAACCGTGCATCGAGGATTTTTGGAAGCAGGTGCAGATGTTATCGAAACCGACACCTTTGGGGGTACTCCCTTAGTTTTAGCAGAATATGACCTAGCAGATCAATCCTATTATCTCAACAAAACCGCCGCCCAACTTGCCAAAAGATTAGCCGATGAATATTCTACCCCTGAAAAACCCCGTTTTGTGGCAGGAAGTATCGGACCAGGTACAAAATTACCAACATTAGGACATATCGACTACGATACCCTCAAAAACGCCTATGTAACCCAAGTACAAGGCTTATACGATGGTGAGGTTGATTTATTATTAATAGAAACCTGTCAGGATGTCTTACAAATCAAAGCCGCCCTTAACGCCATTGAAGAAGTATTTAAGGAAAAAGGAGAAAGACTTCCCCTCATGGTATCCGTGACAATGGAAACAATGGGTACAATGTTAGTGGGTACAGAAATTAACGCCGCCCTCGCCATTTTAGAGCGCTATCCTATCGATATTATGGGGCTAAACTGCGCCACAGGACCCGATTTGATGAAACCTCACATCAAATATTTGAGCGAAAATTCTCCTTTCGTTGTCTCCTGTGTGCCTAACGCTGGTTTACCTGAAAATCTGGGCGGACAAGCTCATTACCGATTGACACCGATCGAGCTACGCATGGCGTTAATGCACTTTATCGAAGACTTAGGGGTTCAAATTATCGGCGGGTGTTGTGGAACCCGTTACGAGCATATTAGAGCTTTAGCAGAAATCGCTAGTACATTAAAACCAAAACAAAGACAGTATCATTATGAGCCTTCCGCAGCATCTATCTATACAACTCAGCCCTATCAACAGGATAACTCTTTCCTGATTGTGGGAGAAAGACTCAACGCCAGTGGCTCGAAAAAATGCCGTGATTTACTCAACGCCGAAGATTGGGATGGTTTAATCTCCCTCGCCAAAGCCCAAGTAAAAGAAGGGGCGCACATCCTCGATGTTAACGTGGATTATGTGGGGCGCGACGGGGTGAAAGATATGCACGAATTGGCTTCCCGTCTGGTGAATAACGTTACCCTCCCCTTGATGTTAGACTCCACCGAATGGCAAAAAATGGAGGCAGGTTTGAAAGTGGCAGGGGGTAAATGTATCCTCAACTCTACTAACTATGAAGACGGAGAAGAACGATTTTTCAAGGTATTGGAATTGGCGAAGCAATACGGTGCCGGGGTGGTGATTGGTACTATAGATGAGGATGGTATGGCGCGCACTGCTGATAAAAAGGTGGAAATTGCCCAACGAGCTTATCAAGACGTGGTAAATTATGGCATTCCCCCCCATGAAATCTTTTTTGATACCCTTGCTTTGCCTATTTCGACGGGGATTGAGGAAGACAGAGAAAACGGAAAAGCGACGCTCGAATCTATCCAACGCATCCATGCAATGTTTCCCGAATGTCATTTTATGTTAGGGGTGTCGAATATCTCCTTTGGCTTGAATCCTGCGGCAAGACAGGTGTTAAACTCCGTGTTTCTCCATGAAGCCATGCAAATAGGAATGGACGGTGCGATCGTATCTGCTAGTAAAATATTACCATTGGCAAAAATTGACGAAGAAGCGCTTAAAATTTGCACTGATTTAATCTATGATAAAAGAGAATTTGACGGTGATATTTGCACTTATGATCCATTAGGAAAATTAACCACATTATTTGAGGGTAAAACCACTAAAAGTATTAAAACAAATGTGGCAGATTTACCCATTGAAGAAAGACTAAAACAACATATTATTGAAGGGGAAAGAATAGGCTTAGAAGATGCTTTAAAACTGGCATTAGAAACCTATCCACCCTTAGAAATTATCAACGTTTATTTATTAGACGGGATGAAAGTTGTGGGAGAATTATTTGGCAGTGGACAAATGCAATTACCCTTCGTTTTACAGTCTGCTCAAACCATGAAAGCCGCCGTTGCTTTTCTTGAACCATTTATGGATAAAGCCGATAGTGATGGTAGCGGAAAAGGCACATTTTTAATCGCTACAGTGAAAGGAGATGTTCACGACATTGGTAAAAATTTAGTGGATATTATTCTGTCTAATAATGGCTATAAAGTGATTAATTTAGGCATTAAACAACCCGTAGAAAACATCATTAAAGCCTACCGTGAATCCAACGCAGATTGTATCGCCATGAGTGGTTTATTAGTAAAATCCACCGCTTTTATGAAAGACAATTTAGAGACATTTAACCAAGAAGGAATCAATGTTCCTGTTATCTTAGGGGGGGCGGCATTAACCCCCAAATTTGTCTATGAAGATTGTCAAAATGCTTATCAAGGAAAAGTAGTTTATGGAAAAGATGCCTTTGCTGATTTGCATTTTATGGATAAATTAATGCCCTCCAAAAAAAGTAATCAATGGGATAACTTAGAAGGATTTTTAGGAGATTTTGTTGAAGAAAATAGTATCTTTAAAGGACGTAATTTTGACGAATCAGGAGAAGTCGTAAAACAGGCTTCTAGCCTGTCCAAAAATCAAGAAATCAAAGAAATTGATACTCGAAGAAGTGACGCAGTGGATGGGAATATCGATCGACCTACTCCTCCTTTTTGGGGTACAAAAATTATGTCTCCTGATGAGCTTAATTTAGACGAAATTCTCTGGTATTTAGACTTACAAGCACTGTTTGCTGGGCAATGGCAATTCCGTAAACCTCAAGGGCAACCGAGAGAAGAATATGATCAATTTTTGCAAAAAAAAGTTTACCCTATTTTAGAGGAATGGAAAACGAAAATTAAAGCAGAAAATTTATTACATCCCACTCTCATTTATGGTTATTTTCCTTGTCAATCTCAGGGCAATACTTTATATATTTATAACCCTGAAAATCCTGAAGCTAAGGAAGAAATTGCTAAGTTTGAATTTCCTCGTCAAAAGTCTGGTAAAAGGTTATGTATTGCGGACTTTTTCGCCTCGAAAGATTCTGGAATAATTGATGTTTTCCCCCTCCAAGCGGTGACAGTGGGAGAAATTGCCACAGAATACGCCCAAAAACTGTTTGCTAATGATGAATATACCAACTACCTCTATTATCATGGTATGGCGGTGCAAACGGCGGAGGCGATGGCGGAATGGTGTCATGCAAGGATTCGCCGTGAGTTGGGTTTTGGACATTTAGAGCCTGACAATATTAAAGAAATCTTTAAGCAACATTATCAGGGTTCACGGTATAGTTTTGGTTATCCAGCTTGTCCGAATATGCAAGATCAGTATGTACAGTTAGATTTACTGGACGCTAAACGGATTGGTATGTATATGGATGAGTCAGAACAAATATACCCTGAACAGTCCACAAGTGCGATCGTCTGTTATCATCCTGTAGCTAAATATTTTAGTGCTTAA
- a CDS encoding helix-turn-helix domain-containing protein: protein MRFVTRLAPETQQLLKTIEQKSKYYQVRHRAKSILLSYQGYKITQIMLILNISRNTIYNWLNNWEKMV from the coding sequence ATGCGATTTGTTACCAGATTAGCTCCAGAAACACAACAGTTATTAAAGACTATTGAACAAAAAAGTAAATACTATCAAGTTAGACATCGAGCAAAATCGATTTTGTTAAGTTATCAAGGTTATAAAATTACTCAAATAATGTTAATATTAAATATTAGTAGAAATACAATTTATAATTGGCTTAATAATTGGGAAAAAATGGTTTAA
- a CDS encoding helix-turn-helix domain-containing protein, which translates to MGKNGLNGLYSLKGRGRKSTLNEQQELKVKEWIKSHPKTLKIVQEKIENEWEIKISKDTIKRLAKKKGMG; encoded by the coding sequence TTGGGAAAAAATGGTTTAAATGGATTATATAGCTTGAAGGGAAGAGGAAGAAAATCAACTTTAAATGAGCAACAAGAATTAAAAGTAAAAGAATGGATAAAATCTCATCCAAAAACCTTAAAGATAGTTCAAGAAAAAATAGAAAATGAGTGGGAGATAAAAATAAGCAAAGATACGATAAAAAGATTAGCAAAAAAAAAGGGCATGGGGTAG
- the lipB gene encoding lipoyl(octanoyl) transferase LipB: MVHDRVIELENIGLISYKKAWEYQQKLVQERLKNPLLSDKLLLVEHPPVYTLGTGSTLNNLKFDLKSFSGELYRTERGGEVTFHCLGQIVVYPILNLHYYKQDLHWYLRQLEEVVIQLLYQYNIKSYRIKGLTGVWIGNAKIAAIGIKVKRWITMHGFALNVDCNLSGFKQIIPCGIQDKFVTKMTHYDPNINIIEVKEKLVETFAKVFCISII, encoded by the coding sequence TTGGTACACGATCGAGTTATAGAATTAGAAAATATTGGGTTAATCAGCTATAAAAAAGCATGGGAATACCAACAAAAATTAGTTCAAGAAAGACTAAAAAATCCTCTATTATCGGATAAGTTGTTATTAGTAGAACATCCCCCTGTTTATACCCTAGGCACCGGCTCTACTCTTAATAATCTCAAATTTGACCTAAAATCTTTTTCAGGGGAATTATACCGCACGGAAAGGGGCGGAGAGGTAACATTTCATTGTCTCGGACAAATTGTTGTTTATCCTATTCTAAATCTTCATTATTATAAACAAGATTTACATTGGTATTTAAGACAATTAGAAGAAGTCGTTATTCAACTTTTATATCAATATAATATTAAATCTTATAGAATAAAAGGCTTAACAGGAGTTTGGATTGGAAATGCAAAAATAGCAGCTATTGGTATTAAAGTTAAACGTTGGATTACGATGCACGGTTTTGCTTTAAATGTTGATTGCAACTTATCAGGTTTTAAGCAAATTATTCCTTGTGGTATTCAAGATAAATTTGTGACGAAGATGACCCATTATGATCCTAATATTAATATTATAGAAGTTAAGGAAAAATTAGTAGAAACTTTTGCAAAAGTTTTTTGTATTTCAATTATTTAG
- a CDS encoding NADH-quinone oxidoreductase subunit M, with protein MLSLFIWIPIISTIVICFLPTFKNVLIYRHIALIIAGIICILNVILGIKFQTNIVGLQFTENFTWLSWLGLGYDLGVDGLSFPLLCLNSLLTLIALYITPKDIQRPRFYYGMILLLSGGVAGAFLAQNLLLFFLFYEIEIVPLYFLIAVWGGARRGYAAMKFLLYTAISGFFVLVSFLGLVWLSGESTFAFEPLKSHSIPVNSQLLLLIPLLIGLFIKIPIFPFHTWLPDAHVEASTPVSVLLAGVLLKLGTYGLLRFGVGFFLEAWVMIAPYLAFLAGISALYGATCAIAQKDMKKVVAYSSIAHMAYVLLAAAATTRLSLSASILQMISHGLISATLFILVGIVYKKTGSRDVNYLSGLLNPEKGLPVTGSLMILAVMASSGIPGMVGFVSEFLVFRGSFPIFPIPTLLCLIGTGLTAVYFLLMVNRVFFGRLTPELSNLPRVLWSERIPALILAFLIILFGLQPNLMIRWSETQATVILYGNQETTSNPILQINT; from the coding sequence ATGCTTAGTTTATTTATTTGGATTCCTATAATTAGTACTATAGTAATCTGTTTTTTACCTACTTTTAAAAATGTCTTAATTTATCGTCATATAGCTTTAATAATAGCTGGAATAATTTGTATTCTTAATGTTATTTTAGGGATAAAATTTCAAACCAATATTGTTGGGTTACAATTTACTGAGAATTTTACTTGGTTAAGTTGGTTAGGTTTAGGCTATGACTTAGGAGTAGATGGTTTATCATTTCCTCTCCTTTGTCTCAACAGTTTATTAACTTTAATTGCCCTTTATATCACACCAAAAGATATACAAAGACCTCGATTTTATTATGGCATGATTTTATTATTGAGTGGAGGAGTTGCCGGAGCATTTTTAGCTCAAAATTTACTACTCTTTTTCCTCTTTTATGAAATAGAAATTGTGCCATTGTATTTTCTTATTGCTGTCTGGGGTGGTGCAAGAAGAGGCTATGCCGCCATGAAGTTTTTATTATACACTGCCATTTCTGGATTTTTTGTATTAGTCTCCTTCTTAGGTTTAGTGTGGTTGAGTGGGGAATCAACTTTCGCATTTGAGCCTTTAAAATCTCATTCTATCCCTGTCAATAGCCAATTATTACTACTTATCCCTCTTTTAATTGGTTTATTTATCAAAATCCCCATTTTTCCCTTCCATACTTGGTTACCTGATGCCCATGTAGAAGCTAGTACCCCAGTTTCTGTGCTTCTGGCTGGAGTTTTATTGAAATTAGGAACTTATGGTTTACTAAGGTTTGGTGTTGGTTTCTTCCTTGAAGCATGGGTAATGATTGCCCCTTATCTTGCTTTTCTAGCAGGTATAAGTGCTTTATATGGGGCGACTTGTGCCATTGCACAAAAAGATATGAAAAAAGTAGTGGCTTATTCATCTATTGCACACATGGCTTATGTATTATTAGCGGCGGCGGCAACTACCAGATTAAGTTTAAGTGCCTCTATTTTGCAGATGATAAGTCATGGTTTAATCTCCGCCACGTTATTCATTTTAGTAGGGATAGTTTATAAAAAAACAGGCAGTCGAGATGTCAATTATCTAAGTGGTTTACTTAACCCGGAAAAAGGCTTACCTGTTACTGGTAGTTTAATGATTTTAGCAGTTATGGCCAGTTCTGGTATTCCGGGGATGGTAGGTTTTGTCTCTGAATTTCTCGTGTTTAGAGGTAGTTTCCCGATATTTCCTATACCAACTTTACTTTGTTTAATCGGTACAGGATTAACTGCTGTTTACTTCTTGCTTATGGTAAATCGTGTATTTTTTGGGCGTTTAACTCCAGAATTAAGTAATTTACCAAGGGTTTTATGGAGTGAAAGAATTCCAGCTTTAATCCTTGCTTTTTTAATTATTCTCTTTGGCTTACAACCTAATTTGATGATTCGTTGGAGTGAAACCCAAGCCACTGTCATTTTATATGGCAATCAAGAAACAACTTCAAATCCAATTCTACAAATTAATACTTAA
- a CDS encoding NAD(P)H-quinone oxidoreductase subunit F, protein MIDFFTNYIWLIPFYGLLGAILSLPWAFGFIRRTGPRPAAYINIFMTVLSFIHDSIVYSHIWQKPAQSIVFPWFSLADLDLSFTIEISPVSVGALQLVTGISLLAQLFALGYMEKDWALARFFGMMGFFEAALGGLALSDSLLLSYGLLELLTLSTYLLVGFWYAQPLVVTAARDAFLTKRVGDILLLMGIVALSSDGAGLSFSQLQNWAETSPLPPFTITLIGLALIAGPIGKCAQFPLNLWLDEGMEGPNPASIMRNSIVVSAGAFVLIKLAPVFLLSPVVVNTLIVIGGITAIGGSLIALAQIDLKRTLCHSTSAYLGLVFIAVGLGHVDIAFLILFSHGIGKALLFMSAGSIILTTSGQNITELGGIWSKMPATTLAYMTGSAGIIALLPLGMLMTFSRWFNGSLNVSWWLLTILLIVNTVNAVNFTRVFRLVFLGKPQPKTRRAPEVPWQMAVPMVSLTILALLAPIAPIKYSLWLSSTAPILNNDTIVVNYGLPLIFLSGVVGCLIGAFIPLRRGWNRPIEKSIRVIQDLLAYDFYLDKIYQFTVVAFVSNLAKFTTWFDRYIIDGVVNLVSLVTIFSGSALKYNTSGQSQFYILTIIIGVSLLMWCILSGQWGNIINY, encoded by the coding sequence ATGATCGATTTTTTTACAAATTATATCTGGTTGATACCCTTTTATGGTCTATTAGGAGCAATATTAAGTCTTCCTTGGGCTTTTGGTTTCATTCGTAGGACAGGCCCTCGTCCAGCCGCTTATATTAATATTTTTATGACTGTACTATCTTTTATTCATGATAGTATCGTTTATAGTCATATTTGGCAAAAACCAGCTCAAAGTATCGTTTTTCCTTGGTTTAGCCTTGCTGATTTAGATTTATCTTTTACTATTGAAATTTCTCCTGTCAGTGTAGGAGCATTACAACTAGTAACAGGTATTAGTTTATTAGCTCAATTATTTGCACTAGGTTACATGGAGAAAGATTGGGCGTTGGCACGTTTCTTCGGTATGATGGGATTTTTTGAAGCGGCTTTAGGAGGATTAGCTTTAAGTGATTCTCTTTTACTAAGTTACGGTTTATTAGAATTGCTAACTCTCTCTACTTACTTATTAGTGGGTTTTTGGTATGCACAACCCCTCGTTGTCACCGCCGCCAGAGATGCTTTCTTAACGAAACGAGTGGGAGACATTCTCTTACTGATGGGTATTGTTGCACTTTCTAGTGATGGTGCTGGATTAAGTTTTTCTCAACTCCAAAATTGGGCAGAAACTTCTCCTTTACCTCCTTTTACTATAACTTTAATTGGTTTAGCTTTAATTGCTGGGCCTATCGGCAAATGTGCTCAATTTCCTCTTAATCTCTGGCTTGACGAAGGGATGGAAGGCCCTAATCCTGCTAGTATTATGCGTAACTCGATCGTTGTTTCTGCCGGTGCTTTTGTACTAATTAAACTAGCCCCTGTTTTCCTCTTATCTCCTGTGGTAGTTAATACTTTAATTGTCATCGGTGGAATTACCGCTATCGGTGGTTCATTAATTGCTTTGGCACAAATAGATCTCAAACGTACTTTATGTCATTCTACCAGTGCTTATCTTGGATTAGTGTTTATTGCGGTAGGTTTGGGTCATGTGGACATTGCTTTTTTGATATTATTTAGTCATGGTATTGGGAAGGCTTTGCTTTTCATGAGTGCAGGTTCTATAATTTTAACTACAAGCGGTCAAAATATCACAGAATTGGGTGGAATTTGGTCTAAAATGCCTGCTACTACACTAGCTTATATGACTGGTAGTGCTGGAATTATTGCTTTATTACCCTTGGGAATGTTAATGACTTTCTCCCGTTGGTTTAATGGAAGTCTCAATGTGTCTTGGTGGTTATTAACTATCCTTTTAATCGTCAATACCGTTAATGCGGTTAATTTTACAAGGGTTTTTCGCTTAGTATTTCTTGGCAAACCACAACCAAAAACTCGCCGAGCACCAGAAGTACCTTGGCAAATGGCTGTTCCTATGGTAAGTTTAACTATCCTTGCTCTTCTTGCACCTATTGCACCTATTAAATATTCTCTTTGGTTAAGTTCTACTGCCCCGATACTTAATAATGATACTATTGTGGTGAACTATGGTTTACCCTTAATCTTTTTATCCGGCGTGGTTGGTTGCTTAATTGGTGCTTTTATTCCTTTGAGAAGAGGTTGGAATCGTCCCATTGAGAAGTCAATTCGTGTAATTCAAGATCTCTTAGCTTACGATTTCTATCTTGATAAAATTTATCAGTTTACAGTAGTAGCTTTTGTCTCTAATTTAGCAAAATTTACCACTTGGTTCGATCGATATATTATTGATGGGGTAGTAAACCTCGTCAGTTTAGTGACAATTTTTAGTGGTAGTGCTCTTAAATATAACACTTCTGGACAATCACAGTTTTATATTTTAACCATTATCATCGGCGTTAGTTTACTAATGTGGTGTATTTTAAGTGGACAATGGGGAAATATCATCAACTATTGA